A single window of Crassostrea angulata isolate pt1a10 chromosome 8, ASM2561291v2, whole genome shotgun sequence DNA harbors:
- the LOC128161458 gene encoding ATP synthase subunit gamma, mitochondrial-like, with amino-acid sequence MFCRTAQVFVPQCTQVRGMATLKEIRVRLKSVTNIQKITKSMKMVSAAKYAKAERELKPAKPYGEQATALTKNLSMKDDDETEMIIALTSDRGLCGSIHSSVVKAIKARLAEKDDAKLVLVGDKAKAMLQKVYGKKVLGHFNDIGKAPPVFQDASKIALSAIDLGLQDYTKVTMYYNSFKSVVAFRTLKVPLPTKNNMTGAENYNLYDSIDDEVLQAYNEFTLATMVYYGLKEAQCSEQSSRMTAMDSASKNAGEMIDKLTLTFNRTRQAVITRELIEIISGAAAL; translated from the exons ATGTTCTGTCGGACGGCACAGGTTTTTGTTCCACAATG CACGCAAGTGCGTGGAATGGCAACTCTGAAAGAAA TTCGTGTCCGCTTAAAGTCGGTCACAAATATTCAGAAGATCACCAAATCCATGAAGATGGTGTCAGCAGCCAAATATGCCAAGGCTGAGAGAGAACTGAAGCCTGCCAAACCATACGGAGAACAGGCAACTG CTCTGACCAAGAACTTGAGCATGAAAGATGATGATGAGACAGAGATGATCATAGCATTGACCTCTGACAGGGGTCTCTGCGGATCGATCCACTCCAGCGTGGTCAAGGCCATCAAGGCCCGCTTGGCCGAGAAAGATGACGCCAAGCTGGTGCTGGTCGGAGACAAAGCCAAGGCTATGCTGCAAAA aGTCTATGGTAAAAAAGTGCTAGGACATTTCAATGATATTGGAAAAGCCCCTCCAGTCTTTCAGGATGCCTCCAAGATTGCACTGTCGGCCATAGATCTAGGACTGCAGGATTACACTAAAGTCACCATGTATTACAATTCCTTTAA GAGCGTAGTAGCATTTAGAACCTTGAAAGTACCACTGCCGACCAAAAACAACATGACTGGGGCCGAGAACTACAACCTGTACGACAGCATCGACGACGAGGTCCTGCAGGCTTACAACGAGTTCACCCTGGCCACCATGGTGTATTACGGACTGAAGGAGGCCCAGTGCAGCGAGCAGAGCTCTAGGATGACGGCCATGGACAGCGCTAGCAAAAACGCAG GAGAAATGATCGACAAACTGACCTTGACCTTCAACAGGACCCGACAGGCCGTCATCACCAGGGAGTTGATAGAAATTATCTCTGGAGCCGCCGCCCTGTAG